The Candidatus Dependentiae bacterium region CTAGAAAATCAAATTGCACAACAACAAGCTCTTATTGATGCTGCAAGGAAGAAATATAACAGGCATGGAACAGCTGTTCTTCTAACTGCCGGTGCTGCTAGTGGTGCAGTATATTTCGGTATTAAAAAAGGATACATCACTATAAATACTGAAAAAATAGCTGAAGATTCACCTGAATGGCTTGCTAACATCATCAACAAGAAATAACAATATTCCCTGTTATTGGGGTTAGTATGGTTGAATCCTGGAGTTTATACTCACACTCCAGGATTCAATACATACACTATCCGTATATACTATTTTTTATTCTTCTTATCTGATCTTTTCTTCAACTCGGGATATTTTTTATATACCGCTCTTCTAATACCTTCTGGATTAGATGCATTATGTGCGCATAATAGCGGCAATTTGATTTGCTGCTATATTCTATACTTTGAAGTATCTGTGAATTTTGGTATATGTTCTAAGTTAATATTAGAGGGATAATATCTCAAAATATGGCTTAAGTTGTTCATAAATTTTATTTAAATCAGAAGAAACTACCTTTGTTTTACCAATGGTAGGCATAAAGTTGGTATCACCTTGCCAACGTGGCAATACATGAAAATGTAAGTGAGATGGGATGCTTGGGCCTGCAGCTTTGCCGATATTAAGGCCTATATTAATTCCGTGGCAATCAAGAACGTTTTGAACGATTTTGCAGCTGTGGGTTACCAGTTCCACAAGTTCGATTCGTGTTTTTTTTGGTAGATCTTCAAGTAAGCCAATATGTGCGTAGGGCATTATTAATAGATGGCCTGCATTATACGGATAGCGATTGAGCATGGCAACACAATGCTCGAAACGCTTTAGGATGTAATACTGCTCGTCAATATTTTCCTCTAGCTGCACACAAAAAACACACTCATTTTCTGTTGCAGTTTCTTTTTTCGTTTTTGCCTCAGTTTCGGTATAATTAGTCCGCCAAGGTGCATAAAGCATATTCATAGAAATCCTTTTACAATATACATGGCTAATTTTTGCTACCTTTGCATGATTTATTTTGACAAAATTGTTTTAATTTGCAACATAAAATTGGGCGCAGCGATATTTTTTTTTGTTGGCGTTGTTGTTTTGAGTCAATTACAATTGCTTTAACTGTTTTTTTACCTTGGGCAATTGTTTTTTTGAGTAAATCCCATTCAACAAGAGCAAGCCTATCCTTTTCTCGATATTTATGTTGTTTTACAAATTTTTTTTCTGTGTAAAATCGGTCAATACATTGATCAATAAGATGCTCAGGAAAGTATGTTATATAGGTAACCATATTACTTTTTTTAGTACCGACATTTTTTTGCGTAATAACATATTTTGTATTACCAGCTTGTGGAGCAATATATTTCTCAATTTCTTGGACAGACATACTAATTGTTTTGTGAGATATCATTTCTTCAGAGCATTCACGTGCTGCTGATTGCAAAGGCGTTTCTCCTGGATCTGCTGCACCGCCAAAATCGTCATATGTTCCCTTATCTGCACCATAGCCTTCTCGACCTAAAAAAGCGTATACCACTTTTTTACCATCTACCGTTTTGGTAATAAGCGGTAAGACAGAACCTGCATCGTGCTTATTAGCTATTATATTGTTTGACAGGAAAAAATGTGCAGTTGAGACAAAAAAAAGCAAATAACGTAATAATTTCATATTTACACCCCTATTTTAAAATGTGTTTTGAGTACTTTTTGAATTTTATGCCATATTGTTTGGTCTTTAGGTTTTTCATGTATTTGTTGAGGCATGTTTTGTTTCGATTGTTCTTTGAGTTCATATTCTTTGATTGCATGTGCAATTTTTTCTTTTAGCGCATTGTTTTTTTCTTGATATATGCGCCACACGCTTTGATCAACTGTATTGAATTGAAATATCTTTATGCCACTTGATGGGTTAAGGCCTCCGTAAGTATCCATAGTCATCGATAAGCAAAACTCAATTCTATCGCTATCTGTTACTGTGCTGGCATCTCTTTGTAATGCATTCATAACTAAAGAAAGTTTGTTTGTTGGTTTTTTGTAACCATTGATTGCTATTGGATCGTGGGGAAGGCCTCCTCCCTTTGCACATAAAACAGAGTGGTCAGCAGTTTTTTTTGGTATGGCAATAAGTAATGTATTGCCATATTTTGAGAGTGATGCGTGTAATTTTTGTAATTCAATGAGTTCTTTTTCAAATTGTTTGTATATAAATTCATAGTTGTGGAGTACAAAAACTTCACAGGGCGTGATATGAATAGTGCCATTGTTGCTATTGTTTGAAATATAACTAGCAGAGCAACTGCCGTATGTGTTTGTATTAGCAAAAAAAGCATAGTTCATAAATAGCATTCGTTGACGAACTTCTTCAGACGTTCTTCCATTTTTTAAAATTTTTTTTCTTAAATCACTTTCTTCTTGAAGTATTGATATGTCTGAACAAAAAGTTCTGACATGCAAGAATAAAAAGTCGTCAAGCTTTTTTTTATGCTTTTGTTCCCACAACCACGCAAACCAATCTTCTATAAATTGATATTTCCATCTTTGGCCATGAATGAAGGTATAATACTTATCTTGAAGTTCTTTCTCTTTTGCAATGATACAGTGGATCATATTTTGTAGGCGGGGGTCTTCAACATATACCTGGTGAGTTGAGGTTCCACATCCGTTATTAACAACGAAAGAAAAGTTATTAATGATGTGTTGTTCTGTTTGGCAGTAATTCGATTTTTTTTCTTTTTTTAATTTTGATGCATAGCTATAAAGTTTCAAT contains the following coding sequences:
- a CDS encoding HIT domain-containing protein, which codes for MNMLYAPWRTNYTETEAKTKKETATENECVFCVQLEENIDEQYYILKRFEHCVAMLNRYPYNAGHLLIMPYAHIGLLEDLPKKTRIELVELVTHSCKIVQNVLDCHGINIGLNIGKAAGPSIPSHLHFHVLPRWQGDTNFMPTIGKTKVVSSDLNKIYEQLKPYFEILSL